AGCAGCGGCGTGCCCAGGGGCTGCCCGTAGGGTCGGTGACCGGCGCGCTGTCGCACGAGCGGCGCGAGCAGCTGGAGGACATCGACCCGTCGTGGTGCCCGGCCTGGCCCGTGGAGTGGCAGCGCGCCTTCCACCTCACCCGACAGCACCTGGAACAGGGCGGCGAGCTGCCCGTGTCGCCGGGCGAGGTCGTCCACCAAGGCGAGGACCTTGGCCGGTGGGTGCGCTCGGTCCGCCTCGGCTGGGACAACCTCACCACCGTGCAGCAGTGGATGTGCGAACACATCCTCGGCATCCAGCCCGCCACCGACGACGAGAAACCGAAGCCACGCCGGACCCAAGCCGACAAATGGGCCATGAACCTGGCGGCCGCCCGGCAGTACTACCAGCGCGAAGGACACCTGCAGGTGCCCAGGAAACACGTCGAGACCATCGTCCTCGGCGGCGAGGGAGACGACAGCAGCGGCCAGGACCAGGAACAGCAGATCAAGCTAGGGGCCTGGGTCAGCAATCAACGCAGCAGGGCAGCAACGCTGTCCCCCGAGCGGAACGAGCAACTATCCGCCATCGGCATGCGATGGGCCTGACCGTGAGCAGGACCGGCCGCCCCCGCTGCTAGCTCGGACCTGCTGCACGCGTGTGCCGACCGTATCGTGGAGCGTTCATTTTGCGTATCAAGTGCGTACGGATGGCATTGGGGCAGCAGGGCGCCCATTTTCCCCTCCCGCCCGCCTACTGGCTCATGGCTCCCGGGGTTACCGCAGCCGGGCCGGGAACCTGTCCTGCCCGGCTACCAGGGCCCATTCTGTGCAGGTGGCCTACGAGGCTGGCGGATGCGGGGCAGTGAGATACGGGGCGAGTTGGGCTTCAAGGTCTGCGGTGCGTTTGTCGAGGAAGCGGTTGTTCTGGCGGGCACTGGCCAGCCTCTCTTGCGCGTGCTGCTTGTCCTGGGTGAGCTGTCGTACTTGCTGCTTCAGGGTGGTGTTCTCGGTGACGATTCGCTGAAGTGACCCTTCAGGGAGATCGTGCTCGAGGTCTCGGATCTTGCCGAGGAGTTCTGCGATGTGGGTGCGCTGGGTGCGGATCTCGCGCTGGGCTTGGGCGAGTGCCTCTTCGGCGTTAAGGGCTCGTTCTCTCCAGGCTGGCTGAGTGCGGCTGCGGCCGTTGGCGGACGCGCCGGGATGGGATGTGCTTGGGCGGGTGGCCTGTTCGATAAGGGCTTTGGCCTGCTGGTTTTGATAGAGGAAGGTGCGTGAGACGCGGGCGGTACGGGCAAGGGCTGTGACGGTGACAGGCGTATGGTCGCGCGCTGCGGCCGCCAGGG
This is a stretch of genomic DNA from Azospirillaceae bacterium. It encodes these proteins:
- a CDS encoding DUF6262 family protein — protein: MTPRTDAAVRARRQATQEMLERLQTALAAAARDHTPVTVTALARTARVSRTFLYQNQQAKALIEQATRPSTSHPGASANGRSRTQPAWRERALNAEEALAQAQREIRTQRTHIAELLGKIRDLEHDLPEGSLQRIVTENTTLKQQVRQLTQDKQHAQERLASARQNNRFLDKRTADLEAQLAPYLTAPHPPAS